The following are encoded together in the Pungitius pungitius chromosome 7, fPunPun2.1, whole genome shotgun sequence genome:
- the LOC119216171 gene encoding regulator of G-protein signaling 8-like, protein MLDPGDDVSAWGESLDHLLQCKTGQLLFEDFLRTEYSEENLLFWLACEGYKTITSQAEMTVAAKKIYAEFVQVDAPRQINIDCVTREEIGGNLSQPVPNCLDGAQRVIYSLMENDCYPRFLKSEMYQGLLEQAEQQ, encoded by the exons ATGTT GGACCCTGGGGATGATGTCTCGGCGTGGGGAGAGTCACTCGACCATCTTCTGCAGTGTAAAA CAGGCCAGCTGCTGTTTGAGGACTTCTTGAGGACCGAATACAGTGAGGAGAACCTGTTGTTTTGGCTGGCCTGCGAGGGATACAAGACCATTACCAGTCAGGCAGAAATGACGGTGGCTGCCAAGAAGATCTACGCAGAGTTTGTCCAAGTTGATGCGCCCAGACAG ATAAACATCGACTGCGTGACGCGAGAGGAAATCGGAGGAAACCTCTCTCAGCCGGTGCCAAATTGTCTTGACGGGGCGCAGAGAGTGATATACAGTCTGATGGAAAACGACTGTTATCCACGATTTCTGAAATCAGAAATGTACCAAGGTCTCCTGGAACAGGCTGAACAGCAATGA